A stretch of DNA from uncultured Fibrobacter sp.:
GCGTGATTTAAACGGCTTTGGTTAAGCCGCTTTAATTTCTTTGTTCAAAATCTTTTGACTGCGTATGGCGACCGTCGGATGTTCGCGGTAAACCACTGCGAACAATTTTGTATACGGGATTTCGCTTTCGGCGAGGTTTCGCATGGCGGCCTTGGCCACCTTTTTGCCGAGCTTGTCGAAGGCGTAGCGGTCGGCTTCGTATTCCTGGTGCCAGCAGTAAAGATGGAATAGGGTGCGGAACGGAATGGCCGCCAGGTGTAACCACAGCACAGATTCCACAAGCGACATGCCGTGGCTTGCAAGCAAGAAGGCGAACAGCCATACGGCCAACAGCAACAGGGCGATTTTCGCGAGGTTACGCAAAATGCCGTGACGCAGGCTCGCGTGGCCTTCTTCGTGTTTTTTCACGAATTCGTTTTCGGCAGGCTCCTTACGGTTCTCCGGCAGCGGCACGATGTCGTTCAGCAAAGGAATCAAACGCAGTACGGCAAAGATGCCGCCGCGCATTTGCGTAAGCCTTCGCTCGCGAATTTCAAGCACGAGGCGTGCCACGAATTCAATGGCAAGCAATAGGGCGAGTGTCAGCGTGGCAGAACTCATCAGAGCTAATCGGGCTTGGCTATTTTAACAATGGAATTCAGCCTGCGCAGCTTTTCTTCGACGCGGGCTTTTTCCCATTCGGTGAATCCCTTGTCGATCGGGTGCGCGTCGTCGTAGTCGTCAAAAATCTGGCGGCCGCGTTCGTTGTCCTTGTCGAGTCCGTGCGTCACGCGTTCGTACCAATCCTTTTCGAGCTGGCGGTAACGCTTGAGCAACTCGTCGAACGTTTCG
This window harbors:
- a CDS encoding M48 family metalloprotease; the encoded protein is MSSATLTLALLLAIEFVARLVLEIRERRLTQMRGGIFAVLRLIPLLNDIVPLPENRKEPAENEFVKKHEEGHASLRHGILRNLAKIALLLLAVWLFAFLLASHGMSLVESVLWLHLAAIPFRTLFHLYCWHQEYEADRYAFDKLGKKVAKAAMRNLAESEIPYTKLFAVVYREHPTVAIRSQKILNKEIKAA